Within Sorghum bicolor cultivar BTx623 chromosome 2, Sorghum_bicolor_NCBIv3, whole genome shotgun sequence, the genomic segment CCGTAATCATGGACGAAGAAGCAGTGTCCCTTACCTTCTGATTCGAACCACTGCAGCTTCCCGGTCCAACCGCCGGTCCTCACGGCGTCGCAGTACGCTCGGCCCCTTGGCGCCCTGGCATCCTCCGACGCCGTGGAGACAAACAGCTTCTTGCCTGCCAATCTCGCCAGGCCCGGCGCGCCAACACTGGCCGCCATCGGATTAATCCTGGGGTCGTCAGATCCATTGCTCGCGCCGGGGAAGATGACCGCCCACCTCTTCTTGTTAGCTTCCAAGAACTCTTCTGCTTCGTCTTCCATCCTCTGCTCGCCGCAGAACGAAGGGTGGAGTAGGATCACGCCTTCTATGCGCGGTGCAGCTTGCAGGCCGTTCATGcccgcggcggcgacggccaCGTTGTGGGCGATGTTCGCGCCGGCGCTGGCACCGGCCACGAATACCCGGCCGAGGTCGCCGTGGTCGGACAGCCAAGGATCCGCCGCGCCGGACACCGCCCAGTTGAGCGCGGCCCAGGAGTCGTCGTAGGCAGCAGGGAGCGGGTGCTCAGGCGCGAGGCGGTAGTCGACGGAGACAGCGACGACGCGGGCGCTCGCGACAAGCCAGTTCATGTAGCGGTGGAAGTTGGGGTCACGGGATGAGCCGAGGATGAAGAACCCACCGTGGAAGACGACGAGGATGGGAAGCTTCTTCGTCGTGCAGCCGCCGTCGGACCCCGATGGCGTCCTGACCGTCTGGATGGATGGAAGGTACAGCCTCGCGGCGACGCCCGTGGCGGCGTCGATAACGACATCTTTGGATGTGACGCCGGTGTCGGCGTCGAAGCCGGCGGGCACGGTGTCCATGCCGCCGGTACGCTCGACATGACCGTCACTGAATAATCGGAAGTAATGGCTCTCGAAAATCACCTCCGCGCTGCCGGAATCCATTGCTCAGTGTCCAGCAGCAAGTACTCACTCAGTCGACGTAGCAAactgcgcggcggcggcgtgcagcGGACTAGAACAACCAGGGCCAACGCAGATTTGGGCCTTGCTTCCCTTACCCTCTACGAGGTAACACATATCTTAAAGAAATCACAGCCATTGACTTTTTTCGAAAGAAAACATGGAATCTCAGCATCACTgacgtactccctccatttcaaattatgaaTTTTAAAGAGTTAAaatattttcaagtttgaccaaaattataaaaaaatactaagatttataacataaaatgggtgctatgaaaatataattaagaagaatgtaatgatacttagttaataccataataattattattttattttataaatttagttaaacttaaaataatTTAACCGttgaagattcttggaatggatCGAGAGAGTAATAAATAGTTTGTTCCTCCTTCCTTGTTTGCAACGAGAGAAAAGAAACACCCAACCCCCTGTTTGGTCAACTTGAAAGCACATGTATACGTCCCTCCCCCCCTCCCCCCCAATTTTACAACTTGTTCGGCTCAGCAGCTGTAGCTTCTCTCTTCTGGTACTGCACAACGGCTGTTTTTTTTTGCTGCAAAGAAGTTACAGCGATTCACGAGTGAAGTTTTGAGTAGTAAAGCAAGAGCATAATAAGGTCATGTTTggtcttgctaaattttagcaagCTATAAATTTTTTAGCTACTCTTAAATGATTAATAAaaataaactattttagctcttttttTAATCAGTATATTTGAAAGTTTAACTACTAAAGTAACTAAAGTTTaggtgactaaaatttagcaatgaAACCAAGCAAACTCTAAAAACTACAGAGCCAATTACATTCCTACCGTACCGGCTACCGCCGAATCCACGATCATCATCAGAATTGTGAAGAACAAGAACTGCACCGCTTCCATCCTTTCGTTACATCTAAACAACTTTCATGCATGATAGAGCAGTTAAATACATGTTCTTTTTCAAAGTTGTCAAATTGTCATACCTGAtgggagtttttctttcatgtaAAAAAATCGTTGCAGGTCACCGTTTAAAAATGTTGTGGATCACGTTCTGTTTTCATAAAAATTGCTACATCTCTAGATTGTTTTCTACAAAATAAGTATGCTACAAGAAAAACACTTTAGATTTATCCTCATGTCACGTTATATATTAAATAGGAATCTTATATTATGCATGTATATTAGATCCAATAGGAAGATAATTTTTCTATTTCTTCTACTACCGCCAAgaagtaattttttttttgaaccgaGGAGGTTTTCTCCCCATTCCCATGCACAGTGCACATGGAAATACAGCGGGCGCCGGTTCGAATCCGGGGTGGCCAAGGGCACCGCCTTTGGCTTCGTGCTGCTGACCAAATGGCCAAGAAGTAATATGTGATAATTAACATTCAAATCGACGgtctatagttttttttttgggagTACCAGAACCCCACACGTATACATGATTGACCAAAGAAAAAATGTTGTCTATTGAATATGTTCGTCAACCTAATCGGTAGTACTATCTAAGGAACATATTCATCATCCTAGTCTCATCGCCACATCATTTCTTCTTTGGGCTTGTTTGGGATCATAGTGCAGTATCGGTACCGTGGCCTTCCATCCACTGCATGAAAAACACGAGCTGTAGTTTATTCTCATGGTGGCTATGTCTCGTGTGGTGAAAAGAATTGTAGGTTCTAGCAAGAGTTTGGCGGTAGTTTATTCTCGTGGTAGCTATGTCTCGTATGGTGAAAAGAATTGTAGGTTCTCGCAAGAGTTTGGCGGATATTTTCAATTCTCATAATGAGATGCTCACAGATCCGGTTAAGatgcctgtttttttttttcttatcatGGTTCCAAGAAAATAGttgttcatctcgtgatttacagtcaaactgtgtaattagtttttgttttcatctatatttaatgtttcatgcatgtgccgcaagattagatgtgacggagaattttgaaattttttaggtagcttttgggaactaaacaaagcccaagTTTAGAAGGAATAGTTGGGGAAAACTATAATTTTCTTATATATTGAATGCGTGCATGGACACTTGTGAATCATAAGTGCCCACCGTTGCTCTACTGAATTTGTTTCTCCCACTTCATACCCCCAGCGTGTCTAATGATAGGATTCATCTTTTGTTAGACAAGCatttgtctactctgaggtctTTCCTAACAAACCTTGGTACCATCTAGCATCACGTGGAttggggtcttgtttagttcaaattttttttcgcaaaacggacactgtagcactttcgtttgtatttgacaaatgttcaatcataaattaactaggctcaacaattttgtctcgcaaattacaggcaaactgtataattagttatttatattatctatatttaatgtttcatgcatatatcgtaagattcgatgtaacagagaatttaaaaaattttataattttttttaactaaacaaggcctggatgCTCTATACGGACACAAAGGCTAGAGGACCCTGCCACTGTGTCTAAGGATGCAAGCGGCGGCGGGCCAACCACTAAATCCGCTGGGCTAACCCACACCGCAACCCACTTAAACCAGTGCTGCAAACCCACTATTCTCGAGCGGCTCAACGCGGCTCGTCCATGCAGCCTAGCGGCGCCGCAATAACCCGCAAAGGAGTGGGTGCGATTGCAAAGGGTGGATAGAGGACGAACCCATGTAGTAGCTAACACCGGCCTACGCTGGCACCATGCGCAGAGCTGTGCCTCTGGCCGAGCTGACTATGTCGTGTCTTTGTTGTTCGTGCCCCGTGCTGAGCCGGCTCCTACCTACCGGTCGCGGAGCCAATACATGGCAAGCATGACAGGTACGTGACGGTTGCCTGCATGACATCGCGCCGCGCGATAGCGTTTCTCCACACTTACTCGCTGATGGCCATTTGCCATGCCTTTTCAATTCCTGCTAACCTTGCTTGGTGGTTGCTTCATTGCTTTGCCAGACGAAGGACGCATTCAAAGGGAAATTTTATCTACCACGTGATATGCGCCGCCGCCCAATGTGCCTGTGCATCAACTATTTATAAATTATCATAGCAAGTCTAGTTTGTGTAACTAGATGAATCCGATCGCTGAAGATATCCGTGACAGAGAGGCGTTGCAGCAGTTAAGAAATCTGTCTGTAAGTGGTGCTACAAGCAGCGTTGTGCGGGCTGCCGCATAAACCCGCAAAAGCAAGCGGTGTTTTGCGGTCTGCCGCACGCACCCGAAAAATCTCTCGCGGCTCATGCGGACGCGGGGCGGGCTGAGCACCGCCGCCCCACTTGCATCGTGAACTGTGTCACGTTGGGCTCGGCCTTATCCTCTCCTCTGCATCCTCAACGGGCATCTGTATCATCGGTTAAGTAGGCTTAGCAGTAGGTTCAGACAAATGTGAAGTGGAGAGAATGATAAAAAAAAACTGCTAGAGATTTGTTTGGCGCTAGCGTGGAGTAGAGGTGAGAGGGAGTATTCATGTTTAAGACCTGGCTTGGCTAGCCAACCAATCCTGTATAAGATTACTTAGGGCTCGTTCGGTTAGCTCCTGATTGCTTTCCGTATACAAATTAAGCCTACTGTTTCAGCTGGAATTTTTCCAGGGTGTCATTCCCTTCTAACCGAACGGGGCCTTGTTTGGTTGTATGAACTAGCTTACCATGTACAAGAGGTGGTATGTTTGGTTATCTGTTTTGTTTTGCATAGGATCACCAAACCTTCGAACGGGTGAGTTTAGCTCCTTTGAAACATTTTGTCGAACATTTGGTGAGCATACTAGCACCACCGTCGTCGCCATGGTCAACTATGCCTTGCTGAAGGGCACCTCTGCCGCATCCACGCACGGACCATGCCGACGCTGCTGCAAAGCCCCTCCCTTGCAAAGCCCGACGAAGAGATGTACTTCCGGCCGCCGCCCAAGGGTAGCGCACtaaactcacaatcacaagcccATCACGGGCAAGCGTGCACCTACCTCGGCGAGCAAAGGCAAAACTTGATCGGAGCAACAAAACCCGAATCCATGGTCACGGCCACGGCGGCTCCCCGCCACGCCGcgctcctcctgctcctgctcctgctgctcGGCCTGCATGCCACGCCTGCCCTCGCCGCGAGCGCTGGCGCCGTCGTCGATGCTGATGAGCTCATGTCCAAGCCGTCCTCCCTGGGACCCAAGAAGCCGACCGGCAAACCCAGAGTCAAGCCGCCGTCCGTCGGCTCCGGCGCCGGTGCGGGAGGCGTCGGCGGCGCGATCCTAGCCTTTCCGGGCTTCGGCATCCCCGGGAAACGCAGTGGCAGCGGGTTCGGCAGCATCCTCGGATACGCGTGCGCCCTCTGCCAGCGGAAACCTTCcggtccgaacgttcggacGGGAGCCGCGCGCCGGTAACTCCCGCCCGACGACTCCCGCGCGATGGTAAGTCCAGACAACCTCGGCCCAACGACGGAGATAATGGCCCACGTAGCGCAGCGAGAGGCAAGCGCACAGACGTCGAGTTTCTCTCTCTTCTTTGTTTCCTTTCTTTATATTTCTTCATTTATACTCCGGGTAGGCTGTTGTTAGTTTctcttttagtttttttttctcatatttatttattttctttctttttcttttctttttctttttctcccatTTGTTTATATAGTAGTTATATTATGTTTTTATTTACATAATGTTTTTGTTTCAGGGATTTTATTTTCCTTGTCTTTTTGtctattttttaattatttttgttCAATCTTTTATTAGTAATTTTATATTTAAGTAATTATTTATTTCTATATATTCATAGCTTTAGTTTCTCTTTTTTTGCTTCTTTTATTAATTTTTATGTTTATGATCTTTATTTTATCTATTCATTttgtttgttttcatgttttagtttttttgcattatcctttcttttcttctattttgtcttcttcttattttttatgtttcatatttcatttctttttctctttattcactctagtgtttttcttttttttattaatttactctaattaattaattaatttcatacAATTTACTTTTAATTTTATATATTATACGAGATATATGTGATGTTTATATAGTATACCTATGATGTTCTGTGAAGGAGTTTGTGATGTTTActttttatattatttatatttccTTTTCCtgtgtttttatattttattccttttttctttttttatttcttgtttttttcttaattatgtttttgttcatatttttattttttcattttttatctttctttaattttttatttctttaattttcctttcttattatttttatgatATTCTATGTTGTtgctacaaaataacttattttgtagccactttgagttacgataattactatattaatttacaagattataataactccttactaagtggtttactataacattacggtaaatatccccatatgttatagtaacccaactatcgtaaattagtatataaaattatcgtaaatggaGGTGGCTACAGAATAACATATTTTGTAGCTAACTATAGAGTATactctccatatatatatatgatattttatttttttgtgatgttcacGTGTCGTACATGTGTTGTTCTGTGATGCTTTTTTATATCCACGTGGtaaacatgtgatgttctgtgTTATATTTTGTGATATTTATATAGTATATATGCATTGTTCTAGATATATTTTTCTGATGTTCACATGATATACgtgtgatgttttttttttgctattcaCATGTTATaatatgatgttctatgatgttttttaTGTTCATGTGTTATTTTGTTGTTTAGTTAGTGTTGATGTGATGCTTTTTGTTAAACATACTCTTCCATAGTTttaaacatatatattatttttataaatattatAATACTATCACATTAACCTATAATTTATTCTTCTAGATCTCAAATACTATTGTCTTGAATCCAGAATATTTTTCTTGTCTTGCTGAACCTAGAACGGTGTCCCTGttcaatagaaaaaaaatattcttttctcacatgaaaaatatttgatattaaaattttatctaaatatatttatgtggagtcttattttgaaggatttattaCAAGAAACATAATAGCATAAACCAAATTTAATTTAGATATTTATTTTGTAAACTATAGAGTTTTTAAATTCGTAATAAACCATGACGTTATCGTATTATTTTACTATACCTGCATGCACTTGTACGACCTGGAAGTCTGGAAATGACttgtgaaaattctttgccagaCTTCTCGGCCGGCGCGCGAACTTctgtttgcaaaattttttggcacACTTCTGCCGGCACATGGACTCGGTCCGAGCGTTCAAACCATAACAGGCCCCTCCGCCAGTGTATGTGCCCCCAAGTGGTGGCACATGAGCGTGGAGGAGCGACGGCACACAACCTCGGATTATGGGGGTGAAGGAATGATGGGAGCGTGACTGGCGAAGCATCCACTAAGCCCACTTGCAGTGCACTATACTCTCTAGTTCCTTCGCATAGATTTTAGATGTTGTTTAAGACATCGATACAGTctataaaaaataattttaatctcttgtttttataaaaatatttagaaaaaataatatatgtatatttttttaaaaatatttttcaagataaatttattcatataatttttaaatttatgaattcaacaatttaaaaagttattgatgatttatattcctaatGTTTGATCCAAACCTTGTACAAAATAATATTTAAATCCTATATGGAGAGAGTATATTTGTATACAGAAAAGTACCCTCATTATCTTTGTCTCCTTTCACTCAATGACGCATGGTCTAGGTCAGATCTTTCTTCCATCTTTAGCCAACTCCTCTCCAATGGCGATGCCCCTGCAACCATGACAACCATGGTCATATTCCTACTAATGCCATGGtgagtaaagatgtgcaacgggccggcacggcccgaCACGGCACGGGCCCATGTTAGGCACGACCCGTTAAGGCACGGGCCCGCATGGCCCGCGTGCCGCCGTGCCGTGCCGACACAGGACACCGTGCCTAGCTAACGGCCCAGGTACGGTCCGTGGGCCGTTTTTCGTGCCGTGCCAGCCCGTTTGGCACGCGGCCCAACAGGCCTTCGGGTCACCCCGCAGCCCACACCACAATTTTGACAAAGCAGCTTGAAtgtcaaattttaaaatacCAGATTTGATCAGAGGAAACACAGATAGAGCAAATAAACAAGATGTACCCAAAATGAACTCCATGAGCTATCTGCAATGCCGCCTCACTAAAAACCTTTCTAGGTAAAACTCACACCtcgtgagataaaaccctagaaaGGAAAAGAGTACGACCAACTCATGAAAATATTCAATCATTAAAGTTTCAAGTATcaaagttattacaagccaacatTCAAATGTTTTTAATGTCTCTCATCTCACTGCCTAAATCATCTTAGGTCTTTGAAGCCACTGTTACTTCAGCATCTTCATCAAGGAACTGGTTCTTCATGTAGTCTTCTAACTCTTTGtccactgttgatatttgggaacgcaataaggaattgatctgcaagcgcacggatatcggtgagcacttcacccgggaaattatctagagtatcgtatttatttttttaccactaggagaaagagtgcatctgactaaccggtctattactactaaccttttaggcacaaagaatgtctttcgatatgagtgataaatagagaagactgcaaccgtagtctccttctaaccttggtaaggatgatctactgttctaatagggaggctaacggaatctagacaccacaaaggatgttcaacccgcacctataaaccctatccttcctgctaacgagatatggtctgtaaaggtaactcggaattgtcacgttcctcactactaccacggtccagctagtcagggaatatctatgagtaccccagcctaaacaccacgtttacgccagcaatgattactctaaactctacgcgaagagattaaagtaaactcataaaccataagaacaataaaacaagaacttactagaatttagaagtcgaaatactgaagaatcctaggagcaagcttcgggttaggagaacttgatcccgcaggtacaagcttggagtagacaccgacaggccgggcttcctccaatctacacctccactctatctctctcaatctagtagaaactagaagatctatttctactttacattggttgctaagcctaaaaagaaatattaattagagaagaggttttccttcgagggcacccctcaatctctatgataatttcttcatgtcttctccaggggccagggggtctccttatatagtcctcctcctctatgcgtttttgggtcggtagacgaggtggtactacgttattctggatccaataggtcggtggaacatcctgtgcgaagagagtcccgattgACAtctagcagggggcgggcgcccaggtcaccagggcgggcgccctgggcatggcccctttcggcctccgttttcgtcccgtggcttctggagtcttctagatggtagaaaatcgtgcgatgcgttgatatctctatgtaatcccgacatgtgggcctttcttccttatttcctgataaccccctgcagaaacagataaacaacaaaactcgtggaattctgtcagatcaaaccctaattctaggtgttggttgcatattggtcctttcccttgtttatttaataattaaaattgatacttaagaaccgtcaacaaatacccccatatttaggcttttactcatcctcgagaaaaggatggttaagaacaatatctggggtaaaacattttaacgcattctttatatttgcagggtgttaaaaatccactgtgtaccatagtcagagatgtttatggttaagagtaaagatcctttcttctcaatcctgtcacttggagttttttatatattttgaaCGAAAGTTAGCAtgcctttttatcctcataggttctctcagatcactcattatcttttatatatctcattgaggttgttttaatttgcaaaaattctcaagcatacttactctgcatttattgcctgatcaaaatgggatccgaggaggggaatgtcatactcttagatcaaagactttggaaattaaaatctttgtcaactcttgctggcatattgcttattagagggaccatgggctatcattttttctctttctctttttttaagtggataccgaggtacccctaattctactgccggacacttgtccattttttctgcgaggttgtcgagcacttgctcctttttattttctcgaattatctctatttttgcatagcccatgcctctaatgcaataatacttcggaagagtgaatctttctgaataaatgtcttgatcttaggggcatgataaatctctcaacaagggtctagctcattttgaacaaactcaatacagagcagatagcttttataatcataattaatattttcagttttatcagacatataaaacactgaggatggtagctagaattttgaatattttgaaataaattctccaagtaacaatgatatcaagaataaaaaactcatactctaccatcacatattccatattgacttaagtaacacagggttttaaaatgattttataataattgcaagttttcaggaaatatcatagattgagattaatcatgattagaaatattttaatctttttattttatcatgtcggagacaatattctgcataatccaaaatatatatatgtgtaaagtaaagtgtgcagagtgtgtacctggatcgtggagtggtgtagtcggagtgtgtttagcatgtcgagggatctcccccatacttgttttctgctttcttgcacaaaagtaaagtagagacacacaagacacaataataataatactctttattaatcttgaggcatttattacaaaagactagtagcaaactaacGATAGAAgtaacaaactgatgataataataaacctaaaccgaatttaaagatagataactaagatgcattgcctcaaggtctaatctagataacttagcggcgctctaattccttgatcttcttattggcactggcaagatcctgcctaaggcctagtataatggtgttgtggttagagagctgcctagtgagggaatttaTCGAGGACTCGagatctatgataactctgtctagtctgcgaacgtcctcatcaatatctattatagtcttgcgacgcttgggaggtgtctcaaaagcattgagagcgtgcttcggggctgcctttggagggatgaaacggactttagctgctctaatcccttcaaagtaaggcctttcttcctccgtagtgtagcgaatactgctgatctcgccgctccggttggtcttgactccaacgaccctctcattgggtctaggtggaaggatccttgtgccgattggcaccttgatagtggtcttcatcttggatgatgatcctttgaggagtaggtgttgtggcggtgcggtgagaactggttgaacatgataggattgggcggagctgtgttggcgtaatggcatggcttctagctgtcgctctgtgttggccgcgacgagagcacgggcaacggggtcttccacaggctccatgttgaggttgaaggggacgacttcccaatcatcgtggtacttctcggccattggagcagcaaggaactaatcaagctctaattgaaggagagaaggcttggtggcttggtgtttgaaaactgaggtcaggggtctgtttatataggggtcaaaaagtgcctctaggggttgttcgggttgctcccgtcgatgtgcgtgcgaaactttccatctgagggattattcgggttaccataagtgcattttccataacagagaaaatcgggaccgagggggaacaggagctgggcgcccgcccacctgatctgggcgcccgccctctctctggcccctctgtgggcccactttcccgagcgcgtttctagatgcgaaattatttagaaaaatatatatatgacccaaaaacatcagactaaaaaggtcgggctctaattctctatgggaaggtaaaagtggactacgtctatttcttctaattctttattgggctctaaaaataatttaaaacgttgaccatttaccttgaataacgtaccttcgtcattttgaagtgtgacagctccgtgggatgatgaattaattaccttgaatggtccttcccatttgctccggagttttccatgcccgaaaagcttcactctagaattaaaaagtaataccttatctctaatatgaaggtaagggttttcgtcttcctttcccgaaaaagataggttttgaatcatagcaatcaacctagaacttaacttatactgggatgtttggataggctgtcataattcccatggtaaaaggtcagttactgaagggattgcagattcatggatcgatttagaattttggttttccataaggtaatagtaaagaaaataaatacagaatataaaagataagaaaagataaaagtatagatacaagctagtagtaagactcaggttatctcagcaaccgtctttctccccggcaacggcgccagaaaatgcttgttgatatttgggaacgcaataaggaattgatccgcaagcgcacggatatcggtgagcacttcaccggggaaattatccagagtatcgtatttatttttttaccactaggagaaagagtgcatctgactaaccggtctattactactaaccttttaggcacaaagaatgtctttcgatatgagtgataaatagagaagactgcaaccgtagtctccttctaaccttggtaaggatgatctactgttctaatggggaggctaacggaatctagacaccacaaaggatgttcaacccgcacctataaaccctatccttcctgctaacgagatatggtctgcaaaggtaactcggaattgtcacgttcctcactactaccacggtccagctagttagggaatatctatgagtaccccaaccTAAAcatcacgtttacgccagcaatgattactctaaactctacgcgaagagattaaagtaaactcataaaccagaagaacaataaaacaagaacttactagaatttagaagtcgaaatactgaagaatcctaggagcaagcttcgggttaggagaacttgatcccgcaggtacaagcttggagtagacaccgacaggccgggcttcctccaatctacacctccactctatctctctcaatctagtagaaattagaagatctatttctactttacattggttgctaagcctaaaaagaaatattaattagagaagaggttttccttcgagggcacccctcaatctctatgataatttcttcatgtcttctccaggggccagggggtctccttatatagtcctcctcctctatgcgtttttgggtcggtaggcgaggtggtactacgttattctggatccaataggtcggtggaacatcccgtgcgaagagagtcccgattgacatccagcagggggcgggcgcccaggtcaccagggcgggcgccctgggcctagcccctttcggcctccgttttcgtcccgtggcttctggagtcttctagatggtagaaaattgtgcgatgcgttgatatctctgtgtaatcccgacatgtgggcctttcttccttatttcctgata encodes:
- the LOC8081051 gene encoding tuliposide A-converting enzyme b1, amyloplastic, with the translated sequence MDSGSAEVIFESHYFRLFSDGHVERTGGMDTVPAGFDADTGVTSKDVVIDAATGVAARLYLPSIQTVRTPSGSDGGCTTKKLPILVVFHGGFFILGSSRDPNFHRYMNWLVASARVVAVSVDYRLAPEHPLPAAYDDSWAALNWAVSGAADPWLSDHGDLGRVFVAGASAGANIAHNVAVAAAGMNGLQAAPRIEGVILLHPSFCGEQRMEDEAEEFLEANKKRWAVIFPGASNGSDDPRINPMAASVGAPGLARLAGKKLFVSTASEDARAPRGRAYCDAVRTGGWTGKLQWFESEGKGHCFFVHDYGSHEAVALMDQVVAFIAG